The genomic window CTAGTAGCAAGGCGAATGAAAAACAGAGTGTTTTCCATATCTTGTTTTGTCCTGTTTGTGTATTTGTTTTACGCATATTTTCTTGTGTTTTCATTGTTTTCCTTTCTGTCGTTCTTTATTTTCAAGTCCTATGACTGCCTTATGCAGTATCCTGTGAAGCTCCTTCATCTCGTCTTCGCTGATGTGTTCTAAAAGCAAATCATTATGCACCTCCTTCATCATTTGATATGTCTGCTCCGCGCACTGCCTACCGCTAGGTGTAAGGACAATAAGGTTTTCGCGTCTATTTTTTGGGTTTTGCTTACGCGTGGCTAAACCCTTAGATTCCAAATCATCAACATACATACGCACATAGTTTTTATCGCTTAGTGCAGAGCCTCGCAAGTTGGTTTGTGAGCTTGCTTGCTGATGAGATTGCCACA from Helicobacter typhlonius includes these protein-coding regions:
- a CDS encoding MarR family winged helix-turn-helix transcriptional regulator, translating into MDTQDSQANINCDIYQNIGFLATKLRFWLSSEFDRRIAPLGIIHPQAGILWQSHQQASSQTNLRGSALSDKNYVRMYVDDLESKGLATRKQNPKNRRENLIVLTPSGRQCAEQTYQMMKEVHNDLLLEHISEDEMKELHRILHKAVIGLENKERQKGKQ